The following proteins are encoded in a genomic region of Natrinema sp. HArc-T2:
- a CDS encoding MBL fold metallo-hydrolase produces MGEPDELAEYLPEDIEVSSIDPEELRDRIDAGEQVTLLDVRAEDEYEEWHIEDDDITAVNIPYYEFLDDVDDELLERVPEGDPVVAVCAKGGSSHFVAGTLLEHDIDAVNMADGMNGWARIYDVVEMSRAPGPATVLQLQRPSSGSLSYLVHHGGEGALVDPLRAFADFYVDLADDLDVDLTYAIDTHVHADHISGVREVADHTGATAVLSQRAIERGVEYDVNRVVEDGDVLSVGDATIEVHATPGHTTGMTSFLVDGGVLLTGDGLFTESVARPDLEEGAEGAPDAARQLYDTLQEILSLPDDTVVAPGHFSDAAEPASDGTYTAQLDDLEDHMSALSMDRDEFVELILSDMPPRPANFEEIIATNLGQQDVDDDRAFELELGPNNCAATQEAMTGD; encoded by the coding sequence ATGGGCGAGCCAGACGAACTGGCGGAGTATCTCCCCGAGGACATCGAGGTGTCGTCCATCGATCCGGAGGAACTCCGCGACCGTATTGACGCAGGTGAACAGGTAACCCTCCTCGATGTCCGTGCAGAAGACGAGTACGAAGAGTGGCACATCGAGGACGATGACATCACGGCGGTAAACATCCCGTACTACGAATTCCTCGACGATGTCGACGACGAACTGCTCGAACGGGTCCCGGAGGGCGATCCGGTCGTCGCTGTCTGTGCGAAGGGGGGTTCGAGCCATTTCGTCGCTGGAACGCTACTCGAGCATGATATCGACGCGGTGAACATGGCTGACGGAATGAACGGCTGGGCCCGCATCTACGATGTCGTCGAGATGTCGCGCGCGCCTGGACCGGCGACTGTACTGCAGCTTCAGCGCCCCTCGAGTGGGTCTCTCTCCTATCTCGTTCACCACGGCGGCGAGGGAGCGCTCGTCGATCCGCTTCGGGCGTTCGCCGACTTCTACGTCGATCTCGCGGACGACCTCGACGTCGATCTAACGTACGCAATTGACACGCACGTCCACGCGGACCACATCAGCGGCGTTCGCGAGGTCGCAGACCACACTGGTGCCACCGCCGTGTTGTCGCAACGTGCCATCGAGCGAGGCGTCGAGTACGATGTGAACCGCGTCGTCGAGGACGGCGACGTTCTCTCAGTCGGCGACGCCACCATCGAGGTTCACGCGACGCCGGGGCATACGACGGGAATGACGTCATTCCTCGTCGACGGCGGTGTGTTGCTGACGGGCGATGGTCTGTTCACGGAGAGCGTCGCGCGGCCGGATTTGGAAGAGGGAGCCGAGGGCGCGCCTGACGCTGCCCGACAGCTGTACGACACCTTACAGGAGATCCTGTCGCTGCCGGACGACACCGTCGTCGCGCCGGGGCACTTCAGCGACGCGGCCGAGCCAGCATCGGACGGGACCTACACGGCGCAGCTGGACGACCTCGAGGACCACATGTCGGCGCTGTCGATGGACCGCGACGAGTTCGTCGAGTTGATCCTGTCAGATATGCCACCACGGCCGGCCAACTTCGAGGAGATCATCGCGACGAATCTCGGCCAGCAGGATGTCGATGACGACCGTGCGTTCGAGTTAGAGCTTGGGCCGAACAACTGCGCTGCAACGCAGGAGGCGATGACGGGCGACTGA
- a CDS encoding SagB/ThcOx family dehydrogenase, translating into MASIELPDPESDGSTSVEQAIATRESRRSFAQTPIDINDVAQLLWAAQGQTHVRDGVELRAAPSAGATYPLTVFLEVAPNGSEELEPGVYRYEQQRHALERELETAVHDDLTAASLDQAVIADAPMTIVVTADYDRTQRQYPDHGERYVHMEAGHVAENVHLVCESRGLNICPVGAFTDAAVATALSLPARLEALYLLPVGHRPAQRA; encoded by the coding sequence ATGGCCTCGATCGAGCTACCCGATCCCGAAAGCGACGGATCGACGAGCGTCGAACAAGCGATCGCGACCAGGGAAAGTCGCCGGTCGTTCGCCCAGACGCCGATCGACATCAACGACGTGGCACAGCTCCTGTGGGCGGCACAGGGACAAACGCACGTCCGAGATGGCGTCGAGCTACGCGCTGCACCGAGTGCCGGCGCGACGTATCCACTCACCGTCTTTCTCGAGGTCGCGCCGAACGGAAGCGAGGAACTGGAGCCGGGTGTGTACCGATACGAGCAGCAACGGCACGCACTCGAGCGCGAACTCGAAACAGCCGTCCACGACGACCTCACTGCCGCGTCGCTCGACCAAGCGGTCATCGCGGATGCGCCGATGACGATCGTGGTGACAGCGGACTACGACCGAACGCAACGGCAGTATCCGGACCACGGCGAGCGGTACGTCCACATGGAAGCCGGACACGTCGCGGAGAACGTCCACCTCGTCTGTGAGTCGCGCGGATTGAATATCTGCCCCGTCGGCGCGTTCACCGACGCTGCCGTCGCAACGGCGCTGTCGCTGCCGGCACGACTCGAGGCACTGTATCTGTTGCCAGTCGGTCATCGACCGGCGCAACGAGCATAA
- a CDS encoding universal stress protein encodes MFSTMLVPTDGSAGAEATIGHALEFARTYGAAVHALYVVDTGAEPTGIAGADREELYAPSERRGREATIRITDRAEDADLTAAREIREGVPHQEILAYTDEHDVDLIVMGTHGRTGVDRARLGSTTERVLTLADVPVLSVRLGDDRETAAGPYEQVVIPTDGSDAAERAAETALDVAEKYDADVHVVYVVDPMPYDLEDAPGSIVGLLKEGGREATKTVATMVRDRGLSVTTDIRRGEPAAELLAAVSAVDADLVAMGTRGRTVGTGRLLGSTTARVVRRASIPVLTVG; translated from the coding sequence ATGTTCAGCACGATGCTCGTCCCGACAGACGGCAGCGCTGGTGCCGAGGCAACGATCGGTCATGCGCTCGAGTTTGCTCGGACCTACGGCGCGGCGGTGCACGCGCTCTACGTCGTCGATACCGGTGCCGAGCCGACCGGGATCGCTGGCGCCGACCGCGAGGAACTCTACGCGCCATCCGAACGACGGGGCCGCGAGGCGACGATCCGGATCACGGACCGTGCTGAGGACGCTGACCTGACGGCTGCTCGAGAGATACGCGAGGGAGTCCCGCATCAGGAGATTCTCGCGTATACGGACGAACACGACGTCGATCTCATCGTGATGGGGACGCACGGTCGGACCGGCGTCGACCGGGCTCGGCTCGGGAGTACGACTGAACGCGTCCTCACGCTCGCCGATGTGCCGGTGCTTTCGGTCCGGCTGGGAGACGATCGCGAAACAGCGGCGGGACCGTACGAGCAGGTGGTGATTCCGACCGACGGGAGCGATGCCGCCGAACGCGCCGCGGAAACGGCACTCGACGTCGCCGAGAAGTACGACGCCGACGTACACGTCGTCTACGTGGTCGATCCGATGCCGTACGATCTCGAGGATGCACCAGGGAGTATCGTTGGATTGCTCAAAGAGGGTGGACGCGAGGCGACGAAGACAGTCGCGACCATGGTACGAGATCGGGGCCTCTCCGTGACGACCGACATCCGTCGCGGCGAGCCGGCTGCCGAACTGCTCGCGGCGGTGTCGGCAGTCGACGCTGACCTCGTTGCGATGGGAACACGCGGTCGGACCGTCGGGACCGGTCGGTTGCTGGGAAGCACGACGGCCCGCGTCGTTCGGCGTGCGTCGATTCCCGTCTTGACGGTCGGATAG
- a CDS encoding TAXI family TRAP transporter solute-binding subunit, producing the protein MPYHENRRRFLEVAGAAGVAALAGCIGGDGGNENRLSWHAGGTGGTYYPLSNEFKTIVEDNTDFSLNVQSTGASVENVGSLADGSADFALIQNDIASFAKEGTGIDAFQDNPIDTLQGVATLYPETITLVTLAGNGISSLEDLTGATINTGDLGSGTQVNALQILESVGISDFEEQNAGFSQASEQLANGDIDAAFVVGGWPVGAIEDLANTNDIVIVPIEGENREAVKSDASWFSDDTIPGGTYSGVEEDVDTVAVQAMIATHADVAADTVETVTAAIFDNLGELSIKTDFISVDSAQDGMSIELHEGAAAYFDA; encoded by the coding sequence ATGCCATACCACGAGAATCGGCGGCGGTTCCTCGAAGTGGCGGGTGCTGCCGGTGTAGCCGCACTCGCCGGTTGTATTGGCGGTGACGGTGGCAACGAAAATCGTCTCAGCTGGCACGCCGGTGGGACTGGTGGGACGTACTACCCGCTCTCGAACGAGTTCAAAACGATTGTCGAAGACAACACCGACTTCTCGCTAAACGTCCAGTCGACGGGCGCAAGCGTCGAGAACGTCGGCAGTCTCGCGGACGGCTCGGCCGATTTCGCGCTCATCCAGAACGACATTGCGTCCTTTGCGAAGGAAGGTACCGGAATCGACGCCTTCCAGGACAACCCGATCGACACTCTTCAAGGCGTCGCGACGCTATACCCAGAGACGATCACGCTCGTCACGCTTGCCGGAAACGGCATCTCGTCGCTCGAGGACTTAACCGGCGCGACGATCAACACGGGCGACCTCGGATCGGGGACGCAGGTCAACGCCCTCCAGATCCTCGAGTCGGTCGGAATATCGGACTTCGAGGAGCAAAACGCCGGCTTCTCGCAGGCGTCCGAACAGCTTGCCAACGGAGACATCGACGCGGCCTTCGTCGTCGGCGGGTGGCCGGTCGGCGCGATCGAAGACCTCGCCAACACGAACGATATCGTGATCGTTCCGATCGAGGGCGAGAACCGCGAGGCAGTCAAATCGGATGCCTCCTGGTTCTCTGACGATACGATTCCCGGTGGCACCTACAGTGGTGTCGAAGAGGACGTTGATACCGTCGCAGTGCAGGCGATGATCGCCACACACGCCGACGTGGCTGCCGATACTGTCGAGACGGTCACCGCGGCGATCTTCGACAACCTCGGTGAGCTCTCGATCAAGACCGACTTCATTTCGGTCGACAGCGCACAAGACGGGATGTCCATCGAGCTTCACGAAGGTGCGGCGGCGTACTTCGACGCTTGA
- a CDS encoding CBS domain-containing protein: MDIADIVSDEYVEFTPDTPVSKLVGTFTDSDVKGVLIRDTEFEGVVTRRQLATSHRQPDEKLGSLVWHVPRLTPDEDIRKVAQLMIESDSQLLPVFEGRELIGVVTVDAILQKVKPYLDAATVAEAYSSDLVVLDPASTLGEALNVFRQNQITHLPVVDGNSATGILSLYDVTDLTVRAEVQSKGGDAGGTDPFGGEISSSTGRSRRGGFGAREGEPARILDLPIRDVMASPVRTIPPTETLETVVEEMSEVGGSSLVVTSNGQPYGIVTKTDVLDSLTWEAGGNRGVQVYGTDLIDDATYDEIVAMVEKFDDRDHGMNVLDAKIHLHEHDETRRGRPLLLARIRLHTDRGLYIASGEGYGASHALNEAREVLERQIRDQKTHGRSKKPPSAEFWEKRFGWLLEE; encoded by the coding sequence ATGGATATCGCTGACATCGTTTCGGACGAATACGTCGAATTCACGCCAGACACACCGGTCTCGAAGCTCGTCGGGACGTTCACAGATTCCGACGTCAAGGGTGTCCTGATACGGGACACCGAGTTCGAAGGGGTCGTCACCAGACGCCAGCTCGCGACATCGCATCGCCAACCCGACGAAAAGCTCGGGTCGCTGGTCTGGCACGTCCCCAGACTCACGCCCGATGAGGACATCCGCAAGGTCGCACAGCTCATGATCGAGAGCGATTCACAGCTCCTGCCGGTTTTCGAGGGACGGGAACTGATCGGCGTCGTCACCGTCGATGCGATTCTCCAGAAGGTCAAGCCATATCTTGACGCCGCGACCGTCGCCGAGGCGTATTCGAGCGATCTCGTCGTGCTCGATCCGGCGTCGACACTCGGTGAGGCGCTCAACGTTTTCCGGCAAAATCAGATCACGCACCTCCCGGTCGTCGACGGGAATTCGGCAACTGGTATCCTCAGTCTCTACGACGTGACCGACCTGACGGTTCGAGCAGAGGTCCAGAGCAAGGGCGGCGATGCGGGCGGGACAGACCCGTTCGGCGGCGAAATCTCCTCGAGCACCGGTCGCTCACGGCGCGGCGGCTTCGGCGCTCGAGAGGGTGAGCCGGCGCGGATTCTCGATCTCCCGATTCGGGATGTCATGGCCTCGCCGGTACGCACGATCCCACCGACCGAAACGCTCGAGACGGTCGTCGAAGAGATGTCCGAGGTCGGTGGCTCGTCGCTGGTGGTGACGTCGAACGGCCAGCCCTATGGGATCGTTACGAAGACCGATGTCCTCGACTCGCTCACGTGGGAAGCAGGAGGGAATCGGGGCGTCCAGGTCTACGGGACTGATCTGATAGACGACGCGACCTACGACGAGATCGTAGCGATGGTCGAGAAGTTCGACGACAGAGACCACGGGATGAACGTCCTCGACGCAAAGATCCACCTTCACGAGCACGACGAGACACGTCGCGGGCGGCCACTCCTGCTCGCTCGCATCCGATTGCATACCGATCGGGGGCTCTACATCGCCTCTGGCGAAGGATACGGCGCGAGTCACGCGCTCAATGAGGCCCGCGAGGTTCTGGAGCGACAGATCCGCGACCAGAAGACTCACGGTCGGAGCAAGAAACCGCCGAGCGCGGAGTTCTGGGAGAAACGATTCGGGTGGTTGCTCGAGGAGTAA
- a CDS encoding TRAP transporter permease, with product MTTNDPSDSGSDGPNDDRDGPNDELTEEVSQEEAEELIDEIERRRSLRGVAAVAVAAIGILFSVFQLFLAARGFSFTIWVPIVDSWEVSLQLLQANAVHVSFALVLTFLLFPASMGDGVITRNLGRIVPAASRRLGDRNPLTRLLARVRATFRWAFLDPDRERVTPFDLLCIVASILSAVYFLTEFSEIQDMRVFGLTSGRPITEVYTFLQPVLGGVPFISEYSYAMALGVIGVLLVLEATRRTLGLPLMIIVATFILYARWGYLISGETPLLGLLAVNELSWPDIIQNLWYNTENGVFGIPVTVSVSFIYIFILFGAFLEMSGAGQWFIDLAYAVTGERKGGPAKASILASGFMGTISGSSIANTVTTGAFTIPLMKRSGYSPEFSGAVESSASSGGQILPPVMGAAAFLMVQYTATPFADIIILATIPAIVFFFGVWVMVHLKAVEEGIGGVGDVDTVSLGAHLKRGWFYLVPIGLLLYYLIIERLSVSRSAWFTLVALVALIALVSAYNEKTRGRLLGIFVAIIGVELASYVVAGVPATGLVTGAGGAGVPIGEAINRVIAQIEWYVMLAGVLTLVSRPDIDAPLLDLNPAVQTTADSIGDRTGRDLGNIQLFRLGTFVVKSMDEGARTAVPVVIAVAAAGIIPGVISVTGLGPNLTSLLLALSGGSIVVMLVVTAVSSIILGMGMPTTVTYIILISMLATPLVEFGIPLLAAHLFILYFGVIADITPPVAVAAYAASGVAKSDPFETGVKAFSLSLNKAIVPFAFVLAPGIVLLREKANADELPIREQYRVIGFSDLAELSYSVPEIVVPVLGVFLGVIALGATVIGTLYTSVNRSERAGFAISSLLLMAPRLLSASVFDLLGVAGITVSVDALLLDLTLRGLGFALFAVLVVKNRREATNIPETRQATVG from the coding sequence ATGACCACGAACGATCCATCGGACAGCGGTTCCGACGGGCCTAACGACGATCGGGACGGACCGAACGACGAACTGACCGAGGAGGTCTCCCAGGAGGAGGCCGAAGAGTTGATCGATGAAATCGAGCGCCGGCGATCGCTACGGGGGGTCGCCGCGGTGGCCGTCGCGGCGATCGGCATCCTGTTTTCGGTCTTCCAGTTGTTCCTGGCCGCACGCGGCTTTTCGTTCACGATTTGGGTACCGATCGTCGACAGCTGGGAGGTCTCGCTCCAGCTCCTGCAGGCGAACGCGGTCCACGTCTCGTTCGCGCTCGTGCTCACGTTCTTGCTGTTCCCAGCGAGTATGGGTGATGGGGTCATCACACGGAATCTGGGCCGGATCGTCCCCGCCGCATCCCGCAGACTCGGTGATCGAAATCCCCTCACGCGCCTTCTTGCGCGTGTTCGGGCCACGTTTCGGTGGGCGTTCCTCGATCCCGACCGCGAACGGGTCACGCCGTTCGACCTCCTGTGTATCGTCGCCTCGATCCTCTCGGCGGTCTACTTCCTGACGGAGTTCTCCGAAATTCAGGACATGCGGGTGTTCGGGCTCACGTCTGGGCGACCGATCACCGAGGTGTACACGTTCCTCCAGCCCGTCCTCGGTGGCGTTCCGTTCATCAGCGAGTACTCCTACGCGATGGCACTCGGTGTGATCGGCGTCCTCTTGGTACTCGAGGCCACCCGCCGGACGCTCGGCCTACCGCTTATGATCATCGTCGCGACGTTCATCCTCTACGCACGCTGGGGCTACCTTATCAGTGGCGAGACGCCGCTTCTCGGCCTGCTCGCGGTCAACGAGCTGTCCTGGCCGGACATCATTCAGAACCTCTGGTACAACACCGAAAACGGGGTCTTCGGCATTCCGGTGACGGTCTCGGTGAGCTTTATTTACATCTTCATCCTCTTCGGTGCGTTCCTGGAGATGAGCGGCGCTGGCCAGTGGTTCATCGACCTTGCGTATGCGGTCACTGGAGAGCGCAAAGGTGGTCCAGCGAAGGCGAGCATCCTCGCAAGCGGCTTCATGGGAACGATCTCGGGATCGTCGATCGCCAACACGGTCACCACCGGTGCGTTTACGATTCCGCTGATGAAGCGTTCGGGGTACTCACCGGAGTTCTCCGGCGCGGTCGAGTCGTCGGCATCGTCCGGCGGACAGATCTTGCCACCGGTGATGGGTGCTGCCGCGTTCCTGATGGTCCAGTACACGGCGACGCCGTTCGCGGATATCATCATCCTCGCGACGATCCCGGCGATCGTCTTCTTCTTTGGCGTCTGGGTAATGGTCCATCTCAAGGCAGTCGAAGAGGGGATCGGTGGCGTCGGGGACGTCGACACCGTCTCGCTGGGCGCACACCTCAAACGCGGGTGGTTCTACCTCGTCCCGATCGGGTTACTCCTGTACTACCTGATCATCGAGCGACTGTCCGTCTCGCGGTCGGCGTGGTTTACGCTCGTCGCGCTCGTCGCGCTGATCGCGCTGGTCTCAGCGTACAACGAGAAAACGCGCGGGCGACTTCTCGGGATTTTCGTGGCTATCATTGGCGTCGAACTTGCGAGTTATGTCGTCGCCGGCGTCCCAGCAACCGGGCTCGTCACTGGGGCAGGCGGGGCTGGAGTACCCATCGGTGAGGCGATCAACCGTGTCATCGCCCAGATCGAGTGGTACGTGATGCTGGCCGGCGTGCTGACGTTGGTGTCTCGTCCGGACATCGACGCGCCGCTGCTCGACCTCAACCCGGCAGTCCAGACGACCGCTGACTCGATCGGCGATCGAACCGGTCGCGATCTCGGTAATATCCAACTGTTCCGCCTCGGTACGTTCGTCGTCAAATCGATGGACGAAGGTGCGCGGACGGCTGTTCCGGTCGTCATCGCCGTTGCAGCAGCCGGCATCATTCCGGGCGTCATCAGCGTCACTGGACTCGGTCCGAACCTCACGTCGCTGCTACTCGCACTGTCGGGTGGGTCGATCGTGGTTATGCTGGTCGTGACCGCCGTGTCCAGCATCATCCTCGGGATGGGGATGCCGACGACGGTCACCTACATCATCCTCATCTCGATGCTCGCGACGCCGCTCGTCGAGTTCGGGATTCCGCTGCTCGCCGCTCATCTGTTCATCCTCTACTTCGGCGTTATCGCTGATATCACACCCCCGGTCGCTGTCGCCGCCTATGCTGCGAGCGGCGTCGCCAAGTCGGATCCGTTCGAGACGGGCGTGAAAGCGTTCTCGCTGTCGCTGAACAAGGCGATCGTCCCCTTCGCGTTCGTCCTCGCACCCGGAATCGTACTGCTTCGTGAGAAGGCCAACGCCGACGAGTTGCCGATCCGCGAGCAGTACCGTGTCATCGGCTTCAGCGACCTCGCGGAATTGTCGTACTCCGTTCCGGAGATCGTCGTTCCCGTCCTCGGCGTCTTCCTCGGGGTGATCGCCCTGGGTGCGACCGTCATCGGGACGCTGTATACGAGCGTTAATCGCTCCGAGCGAGCCGGCTTCGCGATCAGTTCACTGCTGCTGATGGCACCGCGGCTGCTGTCAGCATCGGTGTTCGATCTGCTCGGCGTCGCCGGCATCACCGTCTCGGTCGACGCGCTCCTCCTCGATCTCACACTTCGCGGCCTCGGGTTCGCGCTGTTCGCCGTCCTCGTTGTCAAAAACCGCCGCGAGGCGACGAACATTCCTGAGACGAGACAGGCCACCGTGGGCTGA
- a CDS encoding ArsR family transcriptional regulator: protein MTEFPITDDDGLVQCTCETDELFRLLTDASRRRAIALLENLEDNWIRVDEMAQRLSRTREDETVTDWERDLHHIHLPMLEDTGLIDYDRQGRVVRYYHSETVGEILSVLDSGDSHT from the coding sequence ATGACCGAGTTCCCAATCACAGACGACGATGGACTCGTGCAGTGTACATGCGAGACAGACGAGCTCTTTCGTCTGCTCACGGACGCCTCCCGACGACGGGCTATCGCATTGCTAGAAAACCTGGAAGATAACTGGATCCGTGTCGACGAGATGGCACAGCGCCTCTCGAGGACACGCGAAGACGAAACTGTGACCGATTGGGAACGAGATCTTCACCACATTCACTTGCCGATGCTCGAGGACACAGGGCTGATCGACTACGACAGACAGGGAAGGGTAGTACGATACTATCACTCTGAGACGGTCGGAGAGATCCTCAGCGTACTCGACTCGGGCGATAGTCATACCTAA
- a CDS encoding DsrE/DsrF/DrsH-like family protein: MSTDSPTEQATTDPSTANVQEQLDELRAELAAMKSDDADDQKRMTIIATKGTLDMAYPPLILASTAAAFGWDVTVFHTFWGLEMLHEERSKELKLSSVGNPNMPVPNVLAALPGMDRMTTWMMNRRIEDNDTATIEELIDTSLEMGVELQACQMTQDLMDYDEAEFYDGVTTGVGAATALEHMADADIQLLV; the protein is encoded by the coding sequence ATGAGCACTGATTCGCCGACGGAGCAAGCGACAACGGACCCAAGCACAGCGAACGTCCAAGAGCAACTCGACGAGCTTCGAGCAGAACTCGCCGCGATGAAAAGCGATGACGCCGACGACCAAAAGCGGATGACCATCATCGCGACGAAGGGGACGCTGGACATGGCGTACCCACCGCTCATTCTGGCGAGCACGGCGGCGGCGTTCGGCTGGGACGTTACGGTCTTTCACACGTTCTGGGGCCTGGAGATGCTCCACGAGGAGCGCTCGAAGGAACTCAAGTTGAGTTCCGTCGGGAACCCGAACATGCCGGTTCCGAACGTCCTCGCCGCGCTTCCCGGCATGGATCGAATGACGACGTGGATGATGAATCGCCGCATCGAAGACAATGACACGGCCACCATCGAGGAGCTCATCGACACCTCCCTCGAGATGGGCGTCGAGCTACAGGCCTGTCAAATGACTCAGGATCTGATGGACTACGACGAAGCGGAGTTCTACGACGGCGTCACGACGGGCGTTGGCGCGGCGACCGCACTCGAGCACATGGCCGACGCAGACATCCAACTACTCGTGTAA
- a CDS encoding sulfurtransferase TusA family protein, producing MSTDYDITETVDVKGLNCPMPVVKAKQAVDSLESGDVLAVIATDPGSMSDIKGWASSTDGVELLEQAEGDEDGETVYRHYVRRTGT from the coding sequence ATGAGTACAGACTACGACATCACCGAAACAGTCGACGTCAAAGGGCTGAACTGCCCGATGCCGGTTGTGAAGGCAAAGCAGGCGGTCGACAGCCTCGAGTCGGGAGACGTCCTTGCGGTCATCGCGACGGACCCGGGGAGTATGTCCGACATCAAAGGGTGGGCGAGCTCGACAGACGGGGTAGAGCTTCTCGAACAAGCCGAGGGCGACGAAGACGGTGAGACCGTCTATCGACACTACGTGCGGAGGACAGGGACATGA
- a CDS encoding DUF1850 domain-containing protein: MSRVFRLTVSAALLVAVVLVFVAVVATVPTETVLVVEDIETGERYLTEPVSDGSTVGLEYTHSVEKSRVYDEYRVDDQTLVNTRMEFESYGWGLPARVNVTTVDGMLVYEPSEPIAELQRLSVSPGRTAGHTLIIDDRRYDLVAATNASDVRIHVEQRSRIERIL, from the coding sequence ATGAGCCGCGTCTTTCGACTGACCGTCTCCGCTGCGCTCCTCGTAGCAGTAGTACTGGTCTTCGTCGCTGTTGTCGCGACGGTCCCAACCGAGACGGTGCTTGTCGTCGAGGACATCGAAACCGGCGAGCGGTACCTCACTGAGCCAGTCTCCGACGGAAGTACCGTTGGCCTCGAGTACACACATAGCGTGGAGAAATCCCGGGTCTACGATGAGTACCGCGTGGACGATCAAACCCTGGTGAACACCCGAATGGAGTTCGAGTCCTACGGCTGGGGACTGCCCGCCAGGGTCAACGTCACGACCGTCGATGGGATGCTTGTGTATGAGCCATCCGAGCCGATCGCAGAACTACAACGCCTTTCGGTCTCACCTGGACGAACAGCGGGTCATACGCTGATCATCGACGATCGACGATATGACCTGGTCGCTGCGACGAACGCCAGTGACGTTCGTATTCACGTCGAACAACGATCACGAATCGAGAGAATCCTATGA
- a CDS encoding universal stress protein: MSRTVLVPVDGSPLSFDALRHACREFPDAEIVAYHVVDLFRPDYGTLADVDSTYEPMIGTAAWDRAVEEATDQLFADVSEVAAEYDRSVVTDSDIGDPKRLIVEYATVEDIDHVVLGSHGRLDDRRPLYGSVTETVVRRVPVPVTVIR, translated from the coding sequence ATGTCGCGGACAGTGCTCGTTCCCGTCGACGGATCGCCGTTATCGTTCGACGCACTCCGGCATGCGTGCCGGGAGTTCCCGGACGCAGAGATCGTCGCGTACCACGTCGTCGACTTGTTCAGGCCCGACTACGGGACGCTCGCGGATGTCGACTCGACGTACGAACCGATGATCGGGACAGCAGCGTGGGACCGTGCCGTCGAGGAGGCTACAGACCAGCTCTTTGCGGACGTCTCCGAGGTCGCCGCCGAGTACGATCGGTCGGTCGTGACCGACTCGGATATCGGTGATCCGAAGCGGCTCATCGTCGAGTATGCGACGGTCGAAGACATCGATCACGTCGTCCTCGGCTCCCACGGGCGGCTGGACGACCGGCGGCCACTCTACGGGAGCGTCACCGAAACCGTCGTCCGTCGCGTCCCGGTTCCGGTCACCGTGATCCGATGA